The window TTAATATAAACGCTTACGTTTGTAAGGCAATCGCTTTAAAGGTTGAACTTACATTATTAATTGAATATATGTATGCGGTTCCATTTCATCGGATTTTTTATTATTTACTACAATTAGGAGGGGTTTAAATGAAAAAGAGTCTAGTATCAGTAGCAGCGCTTTCCATGTCGTTAGTAATTGTACTTGCAGGTTGTGGTGGGAACAACGCGGGAAGCGGTAGTGGGGATACGGCGAAAAAAGAAGAAAGCAAAAGCACAGAGGCAGCAAAAACAGAAACAAAAGAACTAACATTTATGTTCCGCGGCGGCCCCGACGAGCAAAAGGCATACGAAAATACGATTAAGAAGTTCGAAACGGAGCACCCGGGTGTTAAAGTTAAAATCATCACAACAACAGCTGACCAATATGCAACAAAAATTAAGGCAGCTATTACAGGTAAAAGCTTACCCGATGTATTCTACTTTGAACCAGGTGATTTGAGAGCTTATGTAAATGGCGGCGTTCTCCTGGATCTGACAGCTAACATTAAAGGTGATAAAAATGTTGATCTGAACAACATCTGGAAATACGGCGTTGACTTTTATCGTTATGACGGTTCCACTGTTGGGAAAGGCAATATTTACGGTCTACCAAAGGATGTTGGCCCATTTGCACTCGGCTATAACAAAACAATGTTTGAAAAAGCTGGAGTACCACTTCCTGACAAAGATAAGCCTTATACGTGGGATGAATTTATTAAAGTCAACAAACAACTGACCAAAGATAACAACGGTGACGGCAAGATGGATCAGTTCGGTACTGGTTTCAATGTTAACTGGTCCTTGCAATCATTTGTATGGAGCAATGGTGCAGATTGGCTAGATGCAACAAAAACAAAAGTTACGATTGATGAACCTAAATTTGCTGAAGCTTTGCAATATTTTGCTGATATGCAAAATAAGCATAAGATCACTCCATCAATTGAAGATGCGCAAACGTTAGATACTTACCAGCGTTGGATGAAGGGCGAAATGGGCTTCTTCCCGGTAGGACCTTGGGATCTAAGTACCTATGAAAAATTGCCGTTTGAATATGATCTGATTCCTTACCCAGCTGGATCGACAGGTAAATCTGCAACATGGTTAGGTTCCTTGGGAATTGGTGTTTCCAGCAAAACGAAACACCCTCAGGAGGCTACTGCTTTGGTAACTTACTTAACAGCTTCGCGTGAAGGACAGCAAGCCCTGGTAGATGCTAAAGTACAAATCCCGAACTTGATCGATATGGCTGACAAGTGGGCTGCAGACACATCCATTAAACCGGCAAACAAGAAAGAATTTTTGGAAATAGTTAAAGATTACGGCAGAGCTATTCCAAATACGTTGACTTACAATGCAGAATGGCACCAGCTCTTCTTCACGGATATTCAGCCAGTCATTGATGGTAAAGTAACTGCAGCTGATTATGTGAAGGGTCAACAGCCGAAAATGCAAAAACTTCTCGATAAGGCAATTGAACAAGAACAAAAATCTAAAAAATAACAAGTTAATGAAAGACTATTTTTAGTGCAGTTGAAAATGATGTTAGTTGCTGAAGTGTAATAACAAAGAACTAACATCATTTTCTTCTAACTAAATCAGGGGTGAATTATGAAATCCAAATCTAATCTCTATCGGAAAGAGAAATATTACGGGTTTTTATTTATACTTGCACCCGTTCTTGGTCTAATTCTATTTACATTGTACCCAGTTTTATATTCTTTCTACGGTTCCTTCACAGATTGGGATGGATTGGGCCAGATGAGCTTTATCGGGCTGGATAATTATATAGACATATTTCAAGATGAGCAATTTTACAAAGCTATGTACAACACTCTATTTCTAATGCTTGGCATTCCAATTGGTTTGATTTTGGCTTTACTGTTGGCGCTTGGTCTCAATAGAGGAATTTTTGGAACTACTACTTTCCGAGTCATATACTACATTCCGGTCATTTCTTCGTTGGCAGCGATCTCCATTTTGTGGCAATGGGCTTATAACGGTGATTATGGTTTAGTTAACCAGTTTTTGGATCTATTCGGAATTGAAGGACCTAACTGGTTAGCTAATAAAAATACGGTTAAACCTGCAATTATGATTATGGCAATCTGGAAAGGCTTAGGATACTCGATGCTCTTGTATTTGGCGGCGCTGCAAAGCGTATCCAGATCTTATTATGAAGCGGCAGAGATCGATGGGGCAAATGCTTTACAGTCTTTTTGGAATATTACATGGCCAATGGTGAAGCCGGTTACATTCTTTATCGTTGTGACAAGCATCATCGGCGGTTCGCAAATTTTTACCGAGATTAACATTATGACTTCAACAGGTGGTCCTGAGTATAGTTCTGCTTCAGTCGTCTTTTATGTGTGGCAGAAAGCATTCGGCAACCTCCAAATGGGATATGCATCAGCAATGGCTGTTGTGCTGGGTCTGTTTATATTTATCGTTACGCTTATCCAATTTAAAATGAATGAAAAATCATCCTATGATGTGGATTAGTACATCAATCGGGAAGGAGCGGGTAATCCTATGATAATTACCAAACAACAAAAAATAATGAGCATCGTTATTTTTCTCATATTAGCAATCGGCGCTATTGTCATGGTAGCTCCCTTATTGTGGATGGTATCGACTTCCTTCAAAGAAAAGAAGGATGTGTTCGCACTGCCTCCTCAGTGGATACCCGAGACGTTTTTATTTATTAAATACAGTGAAATTTGGGAAAAGGGACCTTTGCTTTCGGGTATTAAAAACAGTGTCTTCATTGCTGTTTCTGTAACAATTATCGGAACCTTTACTTCCAGCTTAGCTGCTTTTTCGTTTGCAAAGCTTAGGTTCCCAGGTAAGGACAAGATTTTTTTACTGCTGCTTTCAGCCTTAATGATTCCTTATCCAGTTGTTATGATACCGCAGTTCATTTTATTCTCAGAGTTGGGCTGGGTAGATACATTGCTGCCGTTAATTGTCCCAGGCTTTTTCGGAAATATTGTGATGATCTTTTTCCTTCGCCAGTATTTAACAAGCGTGCCGAATGCAATAATTGAAGCTGCGAAGATTGATGGAACCTCCTACTTTGGAATTTTCTACAGGATCATATTTCCTCTTATTAAACCTGCAGTAGCTGCACAGCTTATTTTATGGTTTATGGCCATTTGGAACGATTATTTAGCACCAATCATTTACTTGAATTCACCTGAGAAACAAACGCTGCAGCTAGTAATTGCTAACTTCAATGCAACTTATGCCATTCAAACGGACTACCCGTTAATTATGGCAGCATCTGTTATCGCGTTATTACCGATGTTAATCGTTTTTCTCATATTTCAAAAGCAAATCATTGAATCGGTTGCAATTTCCAGGTGTTAAAGGATGATCAAATCAACTGGAAGCCTAAGGAGACGAAATGCCTTTGTAAGCATCATGACAGTTGCTGT is drawn from Paenibacillus sp. V4I7 and contains these coding sequences:
- a CDS encoding sugar ABC transporter substrate-binding protein; protein product: MKKSLVSVAALSMSLVIVLAGCGGNNAGSGSGDTAKKEESKSTEAAKTETKELTFMFRGGPDEQKAYENTIKKFETEHPGVKVKIITTTADQYATKIKAAITGKSLPDVFYFEPGDLRAYVNGGVLLDLTANIKGDKNVDLNNIWKYGVDFYRYDGSTVGKGNIYGLPKDVGPFALGYNKTMFEKAGVPLPDKDKPYTWDEFIKVNKQLTKDNNGDGKMDQFGTGFNVNWSLQSFVWSNGADWLDATKTKVTIDEPKFAEALQYFADMQNKHKITPSIEDAQTLDTYQRWMKGEMGFFPVGPWDLSTYEKLPFEYDLIPYPAGSTGKSATWLGSLGIGVSSKTKHPQEATALVTYLTASREGQQALVDAKVQIPNLIDMADKWAADTSIKPANKKEFLEIVKDYGRAIPNTLTYNAEWHQLFFTDIQPVIDGKVTAADYVKGQQPKMQKLLDKAIEQEQKSKK
- a CDS encoding carbohydrate ABC transporter permease, with protein sequence MKSKSNLYRKEKYYGFLFILAPVLGLILFTLYPVLYSFYGSFTDWDGLGQMSFIGLDNYIDIFQDEQFYKAMYNTLFLMLGIPIGLILALLLALGLNRGIFGTTTFRVIYYIPVISSLAAISILWQWAYNGDYGLVNQFLDLFGIEGPNWLANKNTVKPAIMIMAIWKGLGYSMLLYLAALQSVSRSYYEAAEIDGANALQSFWNITWPMVKPVTFFIVVTSIIGGSQIFTEINIMTSTGGPEYSSASVVFYVWQKAFGNLQMGYASAMAVVLGLFIFIVTLIQFKMNEKSSYDVD